In Hyperolius riggenbachi isolate aHypRig1 chromosome 1, aHypRig1.pri, whole genome shotgun sequence, the genomic window tttctctgcctgaaagagttaaatatcaggtatgtaaatagctgactcagtcctgacaggaagtgactacagtgtgaccctcactgataagaaattccaactataaaacactttcctagcagaaaatggcttctgagagcaagaaagagatataaAGGAACATTTCTTATCTACCTCATgtaacatgtcagttcgggtatcctttaagcctgagggggaagtagagcagcaaaaaaggacaacccagcatgccctgcaacttcctttttgtataccaaattttgtgtgtaccaaaaaagtcagataaactggggaatgatcatttatcaacaagaaaagcaatagggattttaacttttgtattgcctggttagcaaccttattacagttaatattttaaaattataactcTGAAGTatagtctgcatttgcatttcttCTCTGTTTTTCTGTTAAATCATTAGTGATGAGCTTAAATtttacataggcctcaattcacggagcattatcaaacgtttatcaaacactttatcaaacgtttgataatttacctcatgggtaaaatctcattttaaattcactaaggtgttatatatttatcgaatgttttaccgataaaacgttcaacaaatatataacaccttagtgaattaaaaatgagattttacccatgaggtaaattatcaaacgtttgataaagtgtttgataaacgtttgataatgctccgtgaattgaggcctatagtcATAATTTTGCATCACAATTTGCAATTACAGTGCAAAGATTGAATGTGAAATGCCAAAATTAAATTAGATTTGCGCTTAATTGTAATTATGATTATATGACTTATGAGAACTtaattgaaaatgtgttttattttgcCCAAAGccttcaatgcatttggtgaaaacatgttttcttatGACAATATATTTTTACAAATACTGTATTCTTCTCAGTGAAAATGTGAccttttttaatgaaaattatgCTGAAACTAAAATGGCCATATTTTCTTACTGCTACTCAGTAGCCTATCGCTCTCACAGGTTAGGCTAAAATATGTTAGTTGAATCCATGAAcataatttcacataaataatggAAATTACTTAAAAATTAAGCAAAATCAAGATTACCCATTACATTTGAATTGTACTCATAATAgtaattgcaaaaattaagcaaatgTATTACTTACCCATATAGTGCTGATAAATACAGTGCTTTTCAGAGTCCATTGTCCCTCAGACTAGATCTACAATCTAATCATTACCATagttagaacatacaaactctatgaagTTGGTGTTGATGGAGATGGCCCCGTTTTGAACCTGAAATCATGCTGCTGTAAGACAAGAGTTCTATTCAGGATGCTTCTGTGCCATCCATTGATGTAATAATTATTTGCCAGGCTAACCTGCAAATCTGTGACCATAATTAAAGGCATCAAAACAGATATGTCTGGGCGTTTATAAGGTTTTCTAGTGCaacgctaggtacacatgatacacttttctggcagatttacctgcctgaTCAATTTGTTACCCAActcgtccgatctgaatttcgattgattttccgatcgatttccgttcacttttatggaaattgatcggaaaattgcTGGCCATACAGTTATAGATTGCAATTTAATGTGGCAAAACAATTGATTCTTCAATTCAGAAAGGAAtctattcctaccacacactgcacattgataTTCAATAGATTTCTGTAGGGAATCCCACTGTTGCATTGCATTGTTCGATtcagtgcaacgctatgggcccTTGATCGATCAAAAGTCAGTTGATCAGAcatttgggaaggggggggggaggagaattcCCAGCAGATCATTAGAATCGAATGTGAAAATCAATAAGTATATGAGCGCGTGAAGTTTTCTCCTTGTCTGTCATTAGTACATTTTATCTTTAGATGCTTTGGAATCACAGAGTGTTTAGAAAGCAGCAACTTTGTAAAGGACCAGGGATGCACTATTGGGATCATCaactctgagggcccgtttccacttgcacTGTTTCCGCaccgaatccgcagtttccctgcaggcaaatcgcgcgttgAAACTCTTCCATAGGGACTAACAGAGCCGCTGGCTGAATCACTTGCGCTAGCGATTTGCCCAGCTTTTCCATCCAAAGTTGTGTGGGAGGCTCTGAATCTCATAGCCGTGCATGGAATGGCTAATGGTCTGCGTACCCGCAGCCCCGGAAGTGCCGCCTCGCAGATgcgtgcggcacaagtggaaacggaccctgaGGCTGTAGACCTACTGTAagcgctttctgagtgcttttctgtCCATTGGAGCTTTGTCAAAATatattttaccacgattttaatgcaagttaatgggagcagttaaaaaaaaaaaaaaaaaaaaaaaaaaaaaaaaaacttgtatgaTTGTTCCTAGCTAGTTCTGCACActcctttagggctcattcatagaggcgctttgtgatttttttttttttttttgtaagtgctGGCggtttttcaaaattgccctgaatGCTCATGTGCAAtggttctctatgagagagttcacatctgagtggtttgtttccgatccgcacagaaaagcggtgcatgcaccatttttgaggttattttgcctcaatggaaggcacagggaaaatgcaaaacgctcacaaaatcactttgtgcagcgattgcattcgcgtttttaagaataaatacattgggcttgattcactaaagacttttgggcgtgataagcattgcactaagtaggtcagCACCGCTTTAAGGGAAAAACTcacgcgcgaaacgtcgcatagggcttaatggcattgcgcgcgtaaactttgcgcacgagttttttatcacgcctaaactgagtttaggcgtgataatgggcttttcaccagcgtgctaactgttagcaccgctttgtgaatcaagcccattgtatttattttccaggtcaaagacttcacttcctgacttccgtcagggagtgaataaaaaaaacgctcagaaaaagcgcctagaaaagcgctttgcaccaaaacacaatgcccacccaagcACTgggaatcagggaaaaaaagttgCGTCAAAAAAGGCCAGCGCTAACGCGAGCAGAACTCAATGTGAACGAggcgtaatgctgggtacacacaatgcgttttttcagtcgattttctgtccgatcgatttccgatttgattttctgatcaatttccgatTCGATTCTGTTATCGTTTCTTATCTATTTCTATTCACCTAATGGATCAGAAAACAATTGAAaacaagatcggacatgtcggaaattatgtatcgaaccatctatctaaaacaaaattgtatggtgtgtacctagcataaagcagcccatacactcagccgattttctggccgaccgatcgatcccgatcgatcgatcaatcgattgcaaatcggttgaccgatcgacggccgatttcgatcgatttctatggatttccatcgaactggcagggtggaaaatttaggtcgatctgatgagattgcttatcagtttgcattggccttaatggaaatctgatggcaaaaaaatgccatcagatcgaatttcaatagatttcaaactgaaatctattggaattctatcctggtaaaaaatgttctaaaaacgcatcagatcatcagatgcatttcttatctatctgctgccaatctgacgagtgtatgggcaccttaatgctgagaatacacggctcgtttttgccgctcgattctcctgttcgatcgtttcgccgcttgattctgcagttaattcttatcttccactcgtttttcttatctttttccattcattgctatcaggaatcgagcagcgaaacgatcaagcgggagatcggacatgtctgaaaaTATCGAGCCATATAAATGGcttaaaaacgagccgtgtattcccagtataagaaaaataacatttattgtacttaaggtgcccatacactcgtcagattggcagcagatagataagaaatgcatctgatgatctatctgatgcgttttaagaacattttttaccaggatagaattccaatagatttcagtttgaaatctattgaaattcgatctgatggcatttttttgccatcagatttccattaaggccaatgcaaactgataagcaatctcatcagatcgacctaaatttcccaccctgccagttcgatggaaatccatctaaatcgatcgaaatcggccatcgatcggtcgattggccaaccgattttcaatcgatcgatcgatcgggatcgatcggtcggccagaaaatcggctgagtgtatgggcccctttataaagcgccaacatattacgtagcgctggacattagtttaggttacatatGCCCTGGTGTCTGGAGTATTTAGCTATAAATGTGGCATTGTTCTGGTACATTTACATATCAAGATGGAGTTTAATCTTACCTCAAATCACCACATCTCAGTATTCAAACTCAGAAATACCAAGTGCAGCATTTGCACTTGATTTGCATATGAATCAAAGGACAGCCATTACTCTAGGTGACAGACTTTGTTTTTCTAGCCTGAGCTGTGATAAGCTCGCTGACAGCTGGCCTGTGTCCAGAATTGCTTCCATTGCTCTGTTTAACCCTTAAAATTTTTTCGGAAATGTCAATTTGATGAAATCCTCTTTATTGTTCCATGGCTTTTTTGGGTACTAACAATGTTCAATGTGAATTGCTGAACAAATGCACGATTCTatcagtaaggggggggggggggggcaaaagaaTAAAAATGTAATTATCTCCTCCTTTGTCCAATCTCTTATTGACGTAGTCACAGTTTAGTATAGGTTTTGTTAAAATGGTGgcttttaaatcctttttagtggAGCAGCTTCTAGATAATTTGGTTGGTGGGCTTGTTTTTCTCTGTATCCTTAGAACTGCGAAATActaattttctatgcatttataATTTGTATTGTATTTTATGGGTTCAAAAAAGTCTGTTGTATTATTCATATTTTGAAAGAAGAATATTTTGAATTACATTTTGGTAATTTATTTTGTAGTTTTAAAATTCTAgggaatttaaaggggaactagtTTAGAAAAAAGTGAAAGCAAAATGTTTGGAAGACTCTTAAAAGAATTGTGAGCTGAGAGGTTACCTAATGACAGGATTATAAGTGCTACCTTGATCACATAATCCAAAAGGTGATTTATTATTTGTCTCATatgtgaataaaaaaaacaattctttatttttatttaaggatgctaaccaggaaatccaaaagttaaaaatcactcgtatggtggccatacatggtacactttttttcatccaatctaaccatttctatgtagtataagtgtaaattaagtgaatatactgaaaggataatttaggcagttcccttctattacatagaaatggtaagactggatgaaaaaattgtaccatgtatggccaccattaaagtgaacctaaagtcaagtaaaaaaaatgagattaactcacctggggcttccctcagccccctgcagccgatcggtgccctcgcagccccgctctgatggtccaggacccgccggcgaagacttccagtttggccgtcaccggctgacaggcatgggaacgtgagtgattgttcgcgttcccagcctgtatatcgccccctatgctgctattgcggccaggaggctttaggttcactttaaagtggccacacacaccatacaattttttaaatacctGTTCAATTAAATcacaatcaataaaaaaaaaatttgaccatGTACCCCGCACATGttgaatttttccccaattatgataaaaatgattggaaactcagagaaaattgtttgggtatatatattaataaactgaccacCAATGACACACCATTCAGTTTTcatgaaaattgatcagaaaaattcacCATTCCCGATCaaattttatcgaataaaaatgggaaatccaatcAGAAGTGTGATTTCTTCAACAACGATGGGCTAATACATTTGATTGCTGGATTGTTTGTGACATCGCCTACGCCACAGTATTAAGCACCCAACTTCTGTTTTGCCAACAATTGTTTTGTGGTTGGGTAACCATACACCTTGATAAAGAGGGACTCTGCAAGGCCCCAGAAACAATTGTTGGCAGCTTTTGTGGATATAATGGCGTGCTAATACATTTGATTTTTGAATTGTTTGTAACATGCATTTGCCACAATATTAAGCACCCAACTTCTGAGCGATGGTGTGCCCACCCACAATGTTCGTACACAATTTCTATTTCTATGTTGTCTTTTTTTCAGGAGAAGCTGCACACAGTAGAAAAAGACTCTTTGCTTGGCATTGGTGCAGCTTTTATTGTGAATCTTCCTTTTTTACTTGACAGACATAAGTATATTGTTTCTGTACAATACAGCTGTGTGCTACTCACTGCTAGTATGGTGTTTTGATAAGTTAATGTTGAGATTTTAATCATTTCATGTACCATTTTAGTTTGATAGAGGCCAGATAAAGAGTGTTTTTAATTAACGCTTTGCAAACTCTCCTATAATTGAGTCCTAAAAacctttttcttttaaattctttcagtttttttaaaaactggtttttgattttttttaatttaacaggTTTTTGTAAGAAGATCTACAAACTTACAGAATTATACATTTATGACACTTTAATGTGAGATTTTAGTTTGTTCATAATTTGTTTAcactttattattactttttaTGTCCTTTAAATTTATTTTGCATatacaaatgtttttttgttttgttttttctatacCTATGGGCGCTTACATTTAGAATTTTTGAGGTAGAAGTTCTAATGCAGCTTATTTGAGACATGTCATAGACTTTTAATTgacatatacttttttttttttctttaggttcCTGGAAAAATTAGTATAAGAAGCTGAAGAACACATATGTAAAGAAACGTAACAGTTTCTCTTCATGATTGGCATAAAATCACATTTTTCGTTTGCCAACAGTGAGAGGTCAAATGCTGCGACAAACATGATGTACAGTGTGCCACAAACTCCAATTTTGGAAAAATACAACTGCGAAAAATGCAGGTTTTCCACCAAGGACCTCAACAAGTTTAAAATCCATGCTGCTCTTCACAATGAAATGAAATATGTATGTTCACACTGCAACTTTGAGTCGTATACCAAAGCAGAGTTTCAAAAACATCTAGTTACACACACTGGATCATTCCCATTTAAATGTGGATATTGCGGCTACGGAGCCATCAGAAATGACTACATCATGAAGCACATCAAAAGAATTCATGGTGATGGCAAGATACAGTGTTCCGTGAGCACCATTGAGAATGAATCTAAAAATGCTTCCGTTAATATAGTGCAAACCCAAACTCTGCCAAATAACACTACCTTTGCGTCTAAAAACTTCATAGACCTTACAAGTGAAGTGGACAGCTCCACTCCGAACAGTAATGGACATTGTTTGAATGGAAATGGTGGGAGTAATGCACTTGCTGAGCAAGTGGAAGTTGAAGTCATTTCACCAGTAGACCAGCAACTCTATTCTTGGATGCCATTAAAAGTAGTTGCACCAACATCATTTAAGGTACCTGAAAACTGCCTTGTTAGGGTTCTAGAAGTGAAATCTGTTAACAGTACCTgtcatttagtattaaagtgtttAGAGGTGACCGATTCAAATTTGCGAAATGTTGACGTTTCAAAGGAAAACCAAAGTGAACAGAAAATGCCAGAACCTATGGTTCCATCACAAAATGGTTTAGGAAATTCAGATGGACCATGTACAAAAGAGAGTACATTACTCAGTGGCACTGAAAGTCTGTTGCGTGAACAGAATACAGACACTTTAACAGGGAACAATGCCAACATTGACCCGAGCAGGCCACTGATCAATAATGGAAATGTGAACACTGTACGTGCAGTGCCCAATGAGCTTCCTGAGGAAATTGAAGACTTTACAGATGGACCCATTATTTCATCTGTTTTCTCTCTCAGTTCTCACCAAACTGTCTTTGAAGGTATACAGTGGGATTCTTCCACCCCTGCTATTGACACAAATGCTCCAAAGGATACCATGATGGCTTTGAATGCCACTGAAAGTCAGTGTCGATCTGTAGACCTTGGAACTGAAGCCAGCAAGCAGGTTAATATGGAGAAGTCAAATGATCAGAATACTGTACAGCAAACAGAACTGCCCAGGTTAGAGGCCATGAAAAACACAAATCCTGAAATACCTTTGCCGCTTAACAAGCCATTATTGTCATATGGCAGGAAAGCTGAAAGTCCGATGTCTACCTTGGCTCAGAGTAACAAGGGAGGTGAACGTAAAACAAACCGCCTTAGTGAAATGGAAACTGATCTGTTTGTAAAGCCTCAGACTCTCTTTTTGTCCTGTGACAAAAGAATTGTTATGCAGCCGCTGTCCTGCGTAATGCAAACCGGTCAAAGAGTTGGTATGAATGCAGAAAACGAATATGTCCCACCTAAAGTGAGAATTCAGAGTGCCAAAACTAAAAGCAAATTCCTTTCTAAACGGTTTGCAAATCCAAAATTGCAAACGCTCCGACTATATCCTGCTAAATCTAATCAGCTTATAGAAATGCCATGTAAAGACCAACCAGTGGTTGTTCTAAACCATCCTGAAATGGATACGAAAGAAATCTATTCTATAATGAATGCAATCAGCATGTTTAAGGGCAAGGTTTTAAGGGTAACTTTACCTAAACATATGCGTAAGAGATTAATTCGAAAATAagtggggtgggggagggagtAGTGGTATAACGTAGGCTGCACAGATGGGTCATtatatttttgtttacattttttttttttttttttttgcacagattgGTCAATTTACTTTATCGTCTCTTATGTAGGATCATTATGCATACAGTACTGTAGACCTATTTTAGCAAGTAAATGAGTTCTTTAGCCTGCTTCTTACAAGCATAAAATACACTGTAACACAAATTCATAAATATTGTCATCTGCACTCTGAGTCTGATTTATCAAGACCAGTGCGGTGGAAAATGGAGCAATTTCCCAGCCTTACGAGGCTCATAACAGGCTccgtcttaaaggagttatcaggcaaataaaataaaatacgtgcttcttacccggggcttcctccagccccaatctttcagcatgtccctcgccgcagctctcccttcagccattcgccgcagctccgtcccggtccccggcgatgacatcaggaCAACCTCCAGGtaggcctgtactgcacctgctcgaggaagccctgggtaagtagcacttattttatttgcctgatcactccttttaaagtgtaactgttgggcataaaataaaaaatcaattctttatttttatctggtaaacaagtaataagtatGCTAACCAGgctatccaaaagttaaaatcactattacttttcttgcttataaatgatcattccccagtttacctgacttatttggtacgttgccacacaaatgaagttgcagggcatgctgggttctcCTTTTTTTGCTCCTGTACgttagttagggctggtgcacaccaaaacccgctagcagatccgcaaaatgctagcagatttttaaacgcttttttttatttttatgaggcgttttgctagcgttttgcggattgctgctgcggttttcagtatagtagatttcatatattgttacagtaaagctgttactgaacagcttctgtaacaaaaacgcctgcaaaaccgctctgaagtgccgtttttcagagcggtttgcgtttttcctatacttaacattgaggcagaaacgcacccgcaatccaaaaaatgcctcacccaggcatttttcgtttctgcaaaacgccccccgctctggtgtgcaccaccccattgagatacattgaccaagcagatccgcagccgcaagcggatctgaaaacgcccaaaaagccgctcggtgtgcaccagcccttaaagcggaactgtaaagtgtttttaaacacattgtttaacttacctggggcttccccaagcccccaacagccgtcctgtcctgcccGAGCTgctgttctcccgccgccagctactttcggtttcgccgctgggccactgcggctgcgtggctctggccacccgtatcctttcttcgcgtcccctgctattgcagaggggaacgcaatgaaaagatacgcttggcagggctgcgctggcgtcGACTTAGAAGTTGACGGCGCGGCGGTGGGAGAACGGCGACTTGGGCaggaccagcgcgggacaggattgctgttgggggcttggggaagccccaggtaagtgaaacaatgtgtttaaaaacactttacagttccgctttaagtctgaggggaaatacagaagaaaaaaaaaagacaacccagtatgccctgcaacttcctttgtgcggcaacgtaccaaataagagtcaggtaaactggggaatgatcatttataaacaagaaaggtaatagagattttaacttttggattgcctgcttagcatcctttattacttgtttaccagataaaaataaagaattcattttatgcccgacagttactttaATACTTCCATGGTTTGGTGGTGGGGTGAACTCTCGGGctaaaaggacaattgaagtgggaGGTATGTGgaacttccatatttatttccttatatgcaatactatttgcctgtcagccctgctgatgctctgcctctaatacatttatccatagacactgaacaaacatgcagcagatcaggtttttctgacattgtccgatttgacaagattagctgcatgcttgttccaggtgtgattcagacacttctgcagcccaatagatcagcagggctgccaggcaactggtattgtttaagaggaaataaatatggcaaccgccatattcttctcactacagttgtcctataaACACTTACCTGATCTGATGCCATTGGGACTAAAGTGACACTCTGCCCCTCCTCGGGAAAGATGTTGTGGCCATGTTTCTGAAGTCTGCAAAAGCTCTTTGACAGCCTTTGCCTGCATTGCTGCAGCCGGCCTTCAGCTCGGCAGCCACCAATTGGGCCATGGCTGGTAAGCTGGAGGCGAGCCGTGCCAACATAGGTGGACATGGCCAGAACCTTCACAGGGATTTGGGAGAAAAACACACCATGGCCGCAATACGAGGGGGGCAGCAGAGCAATCACCTATCTGGAGAGATTACGAGAGAACAAGTAACCCTGAGACCTCCCCCCATTCCTCcatcattaagacagagcctgtcatacattaaagcgaaccttaagtcaagtaaaaaaaatgagatttactcacc contains:
- the ZNF518B gene encoding zinc finger protein 518B, giving the protein MIGIKSHFSFANSERSNAATNMMYSVPQTPILEKYNCEKCRFSTKDLNKFKIHAALHNEMKYVCSHCNFESYTKAEFQKHLVTHTGSFPFKCGYCGYGAIRNDYIMKHIKRIHGDGKIQCSVSTIENESKNASVNIVQTQTLPNNTTFASKNFIDLTSEVDSSTPNSNGHCLNGNGGSNALAEQVEVEVISPVDQQLYSWMPLKVVAPTSFKVPENCLVRVLEVKSVNSTCHLVLKCLEVTDSNLRNVDVSKENQSEQKMPEPMVPSQNGLGNSDGPCTKESTLLSGTESLLREQNTDTLTGNNANIDPSRPLINNGNVNTVRAVPNELPEEIEDFTDGPIISSVFSLSSHQTVFEGIQWDSSTPAIDTNAPKDTMMALNATESQCRSVDLGTEASKQVNMEKSNDQNTVQQTELPRLEAMKNTNPEIPLPLNKPLLSYGRKAESPMSTLAQSNKGGERKTNRLSEMETDLFVKPQTLFLSCDKRIVMQPLSCVMQTGQRVGMNAENEYVPPKVRIQSAKTKSKFLSKRFANPKLQTLRLYPAKSNQLIEMPCKDQPVVVLNHPEMDTKEIYSIMNAISMFKGKVLRVTLPKHMRKRLIRK